A stretch of Blautia liquoris DNA encodes these proteins:
- a CDS encoding M23 family metallopeptidase produces MESGKKTLRIVLSVVLVAATLVCGVYVYHYESKKPDEARIESAKKDKEEEKKSNETTEEEETKDVNTYDTENEETNVTPDPSEPPAPSQSSENEAQPETPSADADAAASQAVLPELDFNEGTLLNLPVSGKILIPYNMDKTVYFSTLDSYRCNPAVMIEAAVDTPVAVVANSQVVSITEDAVTGTTVTMDMGNGYQAVYGQLKDVNVEQGQTVASGTVIANINTPTKYFTKEGSNLYFALQKDGSPLDPSLYLPPETE; encoded by the coding sequence ATGGAATCAGGAAAAAAGACACTGCGTATTGTATTGAGCGTAGTTTTGGTAGCTGCTACTCTTGTCTGTGGTGTATACGTATACCATTATGAGAGTAAAAAGCCGGATGAGGCACGTATTGAAAGTGCAAAAAAAGATAAAGAAGAAGAAAAGAAAAGTAACGAAACAACAGAGGAAGAAGAGACAAAAGATGTAAATACTTATGATACAGAAAATGAAGAAACCAATGTTACCCCGGATCCAAGTGAACCACCGGCACCATCACAGAGCAGTGAAAATGAAGCACAGCCGGAGACTCCATCTGCGGATGCAGATGCAGCAGCTTCACAGGCTGTCCTTCCGGAACTGGATTTTAACGAAGGTACCTTACTAAATCTTCCGGTATCAGGAAAAATTTTAATTCCGTATAACATGGATAAAACTGTTTATTTTTCTACTTTAGATTCTTATCGATGTAATCCGGCAGTTATGATTGAAGCAGCTGTGGATACCCCAGTCGCGGTAGTGGCCAATAGTCAGGTTGTATCTATTACAGAAGATGCAGTTACAGGAACAACTGTCACCATGGATATGGGAAATGGCTATCAGGCAGTATATGGACAGCTGAAAGACGTGAATGTAGAACAAGGACAGACAGTTGCCAGCGGAACGGTTATTGCCAATATTAATACTCCTACAAAGTATTTTACGAAAGAAGGAAGCAATTTATATTTTGCACTTCAGAAAGATGGTTCTCCCCTTGATCCATCTTTGTACCTTCCCCCAGAAACTGAATGA